The DNA sequence TCTGCCTGACTATAACCAGCTTATAGGAAAAGCGAGAAAAAGAATAAAAACAAAAAGTAAAGCAACAGCTTTACAAAACAACCCTCAGAGAAGAGGTGTTTGTGTAAGGGTATATACAACTACGCCCAAAAAACCTAACTCTGCATTGAGAAAGGTGGCAAGGGTAAGGTTAACCAACGGTATAGAGGTTACAGCGTACATACCGGGTATTGGTCATGAATTGCAAGAGCACTCTGTGGTACTCGTCAGAGGTGGAAGGGTAAGGGATTTGCCGGGTGTTAGATACCATATAGTAAGAGGATC is a window from the Deltaproteobacteria bacterium genome containing:
- the rpsL gene encoding 30S ribosomal protein S12 is translated as MPDYNQLIGKARKRIKTKSKATALQNNPQRRGVCVRVYTTTPKKPNSALRKVARVRLTNGIEVTAYIPGIGHELQEHSVVLVRGGRVRDLPGVRYHIVRGSLDATGVKDRKRGRSKYGAKKQKA